One segment of Ricinus communis isolate WT05 ecotype wild-type chromosome 8, ASM1957865v1, whole genome shotgun sequence DNA contains the following:
- the LOC8273801 gene encoding CASP-like protein 3A1, whose amino-acid sequence MMTNGQKIEVAVQLPESKVAATENNETMSGPLVVGGGVAKPFGRKADVMHVILRLLCTITSVTAVSFMVTAHQSSTVSIYGFMLPVRSKWSFSHSFEYLVGVSAAVAAHSLLQLLISMSRLLRKSPVIPSRSHAWLIFAGDQVFAYAMISAGAAASGVTNLNRTGIQHTALPNFCKPLNYFCNHVAVSIAFAFISCLLLAALAVQEVIWLSKSKY is encoded by the exons AGCAACAGAGAACAATGAAACAATGAGTGGGCCACTGGTGGTGGGTGGTGGAGTAGCAAAGCCTTTTGGCCGGAAAGCTGATGTCATGCACGTAATACTTAGGCTGCTATGCACAATAACCTCTGTAACGGCAGTTTCTTTCATGGTCACAGCTCATCAGTCTAGCACTGTCTCGATTTATGGTTTTATGCTTCCCGTTCGCTCTAAGTGGTCTTTCTCTCACTCTTTTGA GTATTTAGTTGGAGTATCAGCTGCTGTTGCTGCACACTCCTTGCTGCAACTGTTAATTAGCATGTCAAGATTGCTCAGGAAATCTCCAGTGATTCCATCAAGAAGTCATGCATGGCTTATTTTCGCAGGAGATCAG GTTTTTGCATATGCAATGATTAGTGCTGGGGCCGCTGCATCCGGGGTCACCAACCTGAACCGCACAGGAATTCAACACACAGCTTTGCCGAATTTCTGCAAGCCTTTAAATTACTTTTGTAACCATGTTGCGGTCTCTATAGCCTTCGCTTTCATCAGTTGCTTGTTGCTCGCTGCGTTAGCTGTTCAGGAGGTCATCTGGCTCTCCAAGTCCAAGTATTGA